One part of the Bacteroidota bacterium genome encodes these proteins:
- a CDS encoding HlyC/CorC family transporter, with the protein MTTPWIIVLVMLILSAFFSGLEIAFLTSNKLRIELLKKRNIFPAQILSYFIKNSSHYISTMLVGNCISLVVFSIFMAEILEPHLKKYISSEILILLLTTVLSTIFILVTAEFIPKNLFRINPNRILSVFAIPLLLVYLILYPIVFLTNNLARFILRFVLGTSFPEKKVVFGRIDLDHFIRESTSPKQRNELENEVKIFKRALGFSKVKARDCMIPRNEISAINIDDSVEELKKMFIETRLSKILIYRDSVDNIIGYTHSSEIFKKPENILSILLPVIILPESMPANEVLTLFIQQHKSVALVVDEFGGTAGMLTMEDIIEEIFGEIEDEHDKEEMTEKKISSNEFVFSGRLEIDYLNERYKLSLPQSDEYTTLAGLILHLRQSIPNQNEIVVISPYVFKILSTSGTTIEQVQVKILD; encoded by the coding sequence ATGACTACCCCCTGGATTATTGTTCTTGTAATGCTCATCCTCTCCGCATTTTTTTCGGGGCTGGAGATTGCTTTTCTCACCTCCAACAAATTAAGAATTGAACTGCTGAAAAAACGGAATATTTTCCCCGCGCAGATTCTTTCTTACTTCATAAAAAATTCTTCGCATTACATCAGCACTATGCTGGTGGGAAATTGCATTTCGCTGGTTGTGTTCAGTATTTTTATGGCAGAAATCTTAGAGCCGCATTTGAAAAAATATATTTCCTCGGAAATCTTGATTCTGCTTCTTACAACTGTTCTCTCAACCATTTTCATTCTTGTCACCGCAGAATTCATTCCGAAAAATCTTTTCCGGATAAACCCGAACAGAATTCTTTCCGTGTTCGCAATTCCTCTTCTGCTTGTCTATCTGATTTTATACCCGATAGTTTTTCTTACAAATAATCTTGCACGATTTATTTTACGTTTCGTACTTGGCACTTCATTCCCCGAAAAAAAAGTTGTGTTCGGAAGAATTGACCTCGACCATTTCATCCGTGAAAGCACTTCTCCAAAGCAACGCAACGAACTGGAGAATGAAGTGAAAATTTTCAAACGCGCACTTGGATTTTCAAAAGTGAAAGCCCGCGACTGCATGATTCCGCGGAATGAAATTTCCGCTATCAACATTGACGATTCAGTAGAAGAACTAAAAAAAATGTTCATCGAAACGCGTCTCTCAAAAATTTTAATTTACCGCGACAGCGTGGACAACATCATCGGCTACACGCACTCGTCTGAAATTTTCAAAAAACCTGAAAACATTTTATCCATTCTTCTACCTGTCATCATCCTTCCCGAATCTATGCCCGCAAACGAAGTGCTCACGCTTTTCATTCAGCAGCATAAAAGCGTGGCGCTGGTAGTGGATGAATTTGGCGGAACGGCAGGAATGCTCACGATGGAAGACATCATCGAAGAAATTTTTGGCGAGATTGAAGACGAGCACGACAAAGAAGAAATGACGGAGAAAAAAATTTCCTCCAATGAATTTGTTTTTTCAGGGAGATTGGAAATTGATTATCTGAACGAGCGCTATAAACTTTCGCTCCCGCAGTCGGATGAGTACACCACGCTGGCTGGATTAATTCTTCATCTCAGACAAAGCATTCCCAACCAAAATGAAATTGTGGTTATCTCTCCTTATGTTTTCAAAATTCTCAGCACCTCCGGCACAACTATTGAACAGGTGCAGGTGAAAATTCTCGACTGA
- the efp gene encoding elongation factor P, whose protein sequence is MSTTQDIGNGSVIRYNGDLCQITELQHRTPGNKRAFVQVRMRNLRTGKMLDQRFRSGEEVEVARLEYKMMQYLYEDGANLVCMDPATYEQIYVPKTLFGEGTKFLKEGMEVKIGIESETPIYAEPPTFVEVEIIRTEPGVRGNTATNAMKPATVETGATVNVPLFVNQGDKIRIDTRTSEYVERVK, encoded by the coding sequence ATGTCAACCACACAAGATATCGGCAACGGCTCAGTGATACGCTACAATGGCGACCTCTGCCAGATTACAGAACTTCAGCACCGCACACCGGGAAACAAGCGCGCGTTCGTGCAGGTGAGAATGCGCAACCTTCGCACAGGAAAAATGCTCGACCAGCGTTTCCGCTCAGGCGAAGAAGTGGAAGTTGCCCGCCTCGAATATAAAATGATGCAATACCTTTATGAAGATGGCGCAAACTTAGTTTGTATGGACCCCGCTACCTACGAACAAATTTATGTTCCGAAAACTCTTTTTGGCGAAGGCACAAAATTTCTGAAGGAAGGAATGGAAGTGAAAATAGGAATTGAAAGCGAAACTCCCATTTATGCTGAACCGCCAACATTTGTTGAAGTAGAAATCATTCGCACCGAACCCGGTGTCAGGGGCAACACAGCAACCAACGCAATGAAACCTGCAACGGTTGAAACAGGCGCAACAGTGAACGTTCCTCTTTTCGTAAACCAAGGCGATAAAATCCGCATTGACACCCGCACGAGCGAATATGTGGAGCGCGTGAAGTAG
- a CDS encoding TerB family tellurite resistance protein — MDAKIIYFIRARKGVLYIRSAMKIAKWIGVILGWILIHNFWGIFLGFIIGSLIDEGQVRVYSGSSGSSPFGNINDFTTSLLYLSAAVMNADGSAMKSELDFVRRFFTQQFGEAKANADMLLLREILQKEIPVQEVCSRIKNFMPFASRLQLIHYLFGLSNADGHLHPAEISVIEQIAYYLGINSADMNSIKAMYWRDAESDYKILEIEKNSTEAEIKKAYRKMANKFHPDKVASEGEEVQRAATEKFKKVQEAYENIKKQRGIN; from the coding sequence ATGGACGCAAAGATAATTTATTTCATAAGAGCGAGAAAAGGAGTTTTGTACATTCGTTCTGCTATGAAAATTGCAAAGTGGATAGGCGTAATACTCGGTTGGATTTTGATTCACAACTTCTGGGGAATATTTTTGGGATTTATTATCGGGTCGCTCATTGACGAAGGACAAGTAAGAGTTTACAGCGGAAGTTCCGGCTCTTCGCCTTTCGGAAACATAAATGATTTCACCACTTCGCTGCTTTATCTTTCGGCTGCGGTGATGAATGCGGATGGAAGCGCGATGAAGTCGGAACTGGATTTTGTGAGAAGATTTTTCACGCAGCAGTTTGGAGAAGCGAAAGCAAATGCGGATATGCTTTTGCTCCGCGAAATTCTTCAGAAGGAAATTCCTGTGCAGGAAGTTTGCAGCCGGATAAAAAATTTTATGCCCTTTGCTTCCCGCTTGCAGTTGATTCATTATTTATTTGGCTTATCGAATGCGGACGGACATCTTCATCCTGCAGAAATTTCTGTCATAGAGCAAATCGCTTACTATCTCGGAATTAATTCTGCCGACATGAATTCGATAAAGGCAATGTACTGGCGTGATGCGGAGAGCGACTATAAAATTCTGGAGATAGAAAAGAATTCTACGGAGGCAGAAATTAAAAAAGCGTACCGCAAAATGGCAAACAAGTTTCATCCTGATAAGGTAGCAAGCGAAGGAGAAGAAGTTCAGCGCGCGGCAACGGAAAAGTTTAAGAAGGTGCAGGAAGCGTATGAGAATATAAAAAAGCAAAGAGGTATAAACTGA
- a CDS encoding T9SS type A sorting domain-containing protein, protein MKKILLLVLFAFAIKTKAQITMEHKYDSASTYGVFNTSTNTAPSSQLMLIKFELSGERYVKINRTGKMISIYDINHSLVKTISLSGFPGCNGPYATILYFSEQLFNTDAQIEFMYIYGDCAGGVHTQIYKEDGTIIFSADSMAPLITLNIQLQQYPIYNTSQGTKMILSDQSTTKGDAIVYSLPGTLSTGIQEGNAALMQAQGLGNLYPNPSNGAVTLQYELPKGEKEGEIILYNTQGAEVKRYKVDDTFTDLLLDNTQLPAGVYYYQLQTSKGSVGTKKMVVVK, encoded by the coding sequence ATGAAAAAAATATTACTTCTTGTATTGTTTGCATTTGCTATCAAAACAAAAGCACAAATTACTATGGAGCACAAATATGATAGTGCCTCTACTTATGGCGTATTCAATACATCTACTAATACTGCTCCCTCATCTCAACTAATGTTAATAAAATTTGAATTATCTGGAGAAAGATATGTTAAGATTAATAGAACAGGAAAAATGATAAGCATCTATGATATAAACCATTCTTTAGTTAAAACAATTTCTCTTTCAGGCTTCCCTGGATGTAATGGACCATATGCAACTATACTTTATTTCTCTGAGCAATTATTTAATACTGATGCGCAAATCGAATTTATGTATATTTATGGTGATTGTGCCGGTGGAGTACACACACAAATATATAAAGAAGATGGGACTATTATTTTTTCAGCAGATAGTATGGCTCCTTTAATAACACTTAATATTCAGTTACAACAATATCCTATATACAATACTTCGCAAGGAACAAAAATGATTTTAAGCGACCAAAGCACAACTAAAGGAGATGCAATTGTATATAGTTTACCCGGCACCCTAAGCACCGGCATACAGGAGGGCAATGCCGCGCTAATGCAGGCGCAGGGCTTAGGCAATTTATACCCAAACCCAAGCAATGGCGCGGTAACTTTACAATATGAATTACCCAAAGGAGAAAAAGAGGGAGAGATAATTTTATACAACACGCAAGGCGCAGAGGTTAAACGCTATAAAGTGGATGATACATTTACTGATTTGCTGCTTGATAACACGCAACTTCCTGCGGGGGTTTATTATTACCAACTGCAAACCAGCAAGGGGAGTGTGGGAACAAAGAAGATGGTGGTGGTGAAGTAA
- a CDS encoding tail fiber domain-containing protein yields MKTTTFTKALLLGVAVCFSAGSMFAQNITGSGTNNYITKFTSTGSTAGNTATPIYEDATNSKIVIGGTTSSSTYGKLTLHGGLHIDDNISAKLEIGYYNTTYQHSYIKIGASSLSLRVSNAADNTDLLVLKNSTGNLGIGTNYSPGTYRLDVDQDINAGGTTTGTSNAYFLGTQKVLWINGTHTNIYAGVDAGKNSSGATGNTFLGGDAGINNYSGTSNVYVGYSAGNCPTCTTQTASNNVFVGYLAGSNNTVNGNTFIGYYAGDLNTTGTGNVFVGNNAGYNNSNGSNNSCFGYYAGQNLASGANDNTLLGYEAGFSCAASATSNTMVGSLAGASNSSGTNNTIAGYNAGYWNQTGTDNAITGYKAGGGGGTVANSFSDNCFFGSQAGYKSTTATDIVMMGYQSGYNNTASWATSIGSGAGYLNTSGSRNTNLGYQAGYSNATSGSNTMIGFSAGYTNTGSYNTCVGRNASSNSTGDGNTAIGYNTGASITTGTYNTCVGYGADAGATGTNAGAFGYLASSTASDKIVIGNSTMTGGTIGGYPTTGWSILSDGRFKTNIKENVPGLAFIMKLRPITYNFQAHALEKFIGRSDSLIQQMNDGLDKAEKKVCTGFIAQEVDSVANKLGYDFDGVYRPQNSKDHYSLGYAKFIVPMVKAMQEQQKMIDTLTTTVAALKSQISTLTGGQRTNGSGNNSNGNTNTEQGNIPSIHELELANTAVLFQNSPNPFGDGTTIKYFVPDNANAQIVFYDEFGTQLKIYKVEEKGMGQLNITATNLSAGVYSYSLIVNGKVIETKKMIKD; encoded by the coding sequence ATGAAAACAACTACTTTTACAAAGGCATTGCTGCTGGGAGTGGCGGTGTGCTTTAGCGCAGGCAGCATGTTTGCACAAAATATTACTGGAAGCGGTACAAATAATTACATAACGAAATTTACATCTACGGGGAGTACAGCAGGAAACACTGCCACTCCAATTTATGAAGATGCTACTAACAGCAAAATTGTAATTGGCGGTACCACTTCCTCATCCACTTATGGAAAATTAACGCTTCACGGAGGGCTTCATATAGATGATAATATAAGCGCAAAATTGGAGATTGGTTACTATAACACAACCTATCAACACTCCTATATTAAAATCGGAGCAAGCTCTCTTTCACTCCGTGTAAGTAATGCCGCTGACAATACAGATTTATTGGTTCTTAAAAATAGCACCGGTAATCTTGGCATTGGCACTAATTACTCTCCAGGTACTTATAGATTGGATGTCGATCAAGATATAAATGCAGGCGGCACAACCACAGGCACGTCAAACGCGTATTTTTTAGGAACACAAAAAGTTCTTTGGATTAATGGAACTCATACTAATATTTATGCGGGAGTTGACGCAGGCAAAAACTCTTCAGGCGCTACAGGCAATACATTTTTAGGAGGAGATGCGGGGATTAATAATTACTCCGGCACATCCAATGTATATGTAGGATATTCGGCAGGTAATTGTCCTACTTGCACCACTCAAACTGCGAGCAATAATGTTTTTGTCGGGTATCTTGCAGGATCAAATAATACAGTGAATGGAAATACCTTTATTGGATATTATGCCGGTGACTTAAATACAACGGGCACAGGTAATGTTTTTGTAGGAAATAATGCAGGATATAACAATTCTAACGGAAGCAATAATTCCTGTTTCGGATATTATGCAGGTCAAAATCTTGCTTCAGGTGCAAATGACAATACTTTGCTCGGTTATGAGGCAGGATTTAGTTGCGCGGCATCTGCAACCAGCAATACTATGGTGGGAAGTTTAGCAGGAGCAAGTAATTCATCGGGTACAAACAACACCATTGCTGGATATAATGCCGGTTACTGGAACCAGACCGGAACTGATAATGCAATTACCGGTTATAAAGCAGGCGGAGGAGGAGGCACGGTTGCTAATTCTTTTTCTGATAACTGTTTTTTTGGCTCACAGGCAGGATATAAATCAACCACCGCCACCGATATTGTTATGATGGGTTACCAGTCCGGTTATAACAACACAGCGTCCTGGGCAACTTCTATAGGAAGCGGGGCGGGATACCTCAATACAAGCGGCTCAAGAAATACAAACTTGGGTTATCAGGCGGGCTATTCCAATGCAACCAGCGGCTCAAACACAATGATTGGTTTTTCTGCCGGCTACACCAACACGGGGAGTTACAATACCTGCGTGGGACGCAATGCAAGCAGCAACAGCACCGGTGACGGCAATACTGCAATTGGATATAATACGGGAGCAAGCATTACTACCGGTACTTATAATACCTGCGTGGGCTATGGCGCGGATGCGGGAGCGACTGGTACAAATGCAGGTGCATTTGGATATCTTGCTTCATCGACTGCAAGCGATAAAATAGTTATAGGAAATTCTACAATGACAGGCGGGACAATAGGCGGGTATCCAACAACAGGTTGGTCAATTCTTTCTGATGGTAGATTCAAAACAAATATTAAAGAAAATGTTCCCGGATTAGCTTTCATTATGAAACTACGACCTATTACTTATAATTTTCAAGCCCATGCTTTAGAAAAATTTATTGGCAGAAGCGATAGCCTTATTCAGCAAATGAATGATGGACTTGATAAAGCAGAAAAAAAGGTTTGTACTGGATTTATTGCTCAAGAAGTTGATAGCGTTGCTAATAAACTTGGATATGATTTTGATGGAGTTTACAGACCACAAAATTCAAAAGACCATTACAGTTTGGGTTATGCAAAATTTATTGTTCCTATGGTAAAAGCAATGCAAGAGCAGCAAAAAATGATTGATACATTAACAACTACTGTTGCTGCATTGAAATCACAAATTTCCACACTCACAGGCGGACAGCGCACAAACGGCAGCGGAAATAATTCAAACGGCAATACAAATACCGAGCAGGGAAATATTCCTTCCATTCATGAACTTGAACTCGCAAATACTGCTGTACTTTTTCAAAATTCTCCTAATCCGTTTGGCGATGGCACAACCATTAAATACTTTGTGCCCGATAATGCCAACGCGCAAATTGTTTTCTACGATGAGTTTGGCACTCAGTTAAAGATTTACAAAGTGGAAGAAAAAGGAATGGGGCAGTTGAATATTACCGCCACTAATCTCTCAGCAGGAGTTTATTCTTATTCCCTTATTGTAAACGGAAAAGTTATAGAGACGAAAAAAATGATTAAGGATTAA